The Acidobacteriaceae bacterium nucleotide sequence AAGCAGCGACAAGCGTGGTTTGCCCCCAGTGGCTGCCGTGATCACGTCTGAGGATACGGAGCGCAAGAAGCCCGAAGAAGCAAGGAGTTACGAAGCGCAGCAGGGTGTAGTTGAGGCCGTTGGAGAGGAGGCCGGGCAAGCTGCTGCCCCAAAGAATCAGAAAAATAACGTTTGCGCGTGGCCATTTGGGAGCGCTCCAGCGGAGCACCTGCGCCAGCATCAAAACGCCAGCTACGGAGGACAGAATCCAGCAGAGACCGTAGGCGTCTCCAATCGGGAGCCGCAACCATCGCATCAGGGCTGCCGGAGCGTAAAGGAAGAAGGCACCGTAAGCATATTCAAAGTCGATGTACGGGCGCTGACCATTGGCTACGTGCCAGATGCGATCAATCAAGTAGATGGACTCGTCATATCCGTTTACCCGGCGAGTGAGCAGGTAGAAAGCTAGGCAAAGCAGCGCGGTGCACGCAGAGGCCAGCGCAATCGTACGGGTCGAAAGCGGGGCTGGCTGTTGTCCGTCCTGCATCTGCAGGGAGGGCCCGAGTGCCAGCACCAGGAGGATTCCGACAGCCACCAGGGCCAGAGCCGCACGATTGCTGTAGCCAAACTCATAAGATAGTGACACGGTTGGCTGCATGGCCACGTGGTAAGGAACGGTGCAAAGAAGGACGAGAAGCGCGCAGAAGCCAACTACAAGCCAGAGCCAGCGTTTGCTCTGCAGTGCCTTGGATGGTGAGGTCATGTGCACTGATGCTATCGCAAGTCAGACAGACTCCCTTGGCTGCAAGTTGTCCTTCCGGACCATCCTGTGAGGTAAATCATCGTAGAAAGCATTGACTAATCTGAGCAGATACTCCATACTTAGAGGGTTGTCTGCACGCTATGTGTGGGCTCCCGTCGAAACCACGCCCATGCAGTGAACCGCATGTCCCGCCGGCGCCAGCCGTGACAAGGGAACCGGGGTGGAAGACAGAGAGAGAGTTTATGGCACGTAAAGTTTCCAAGAATGTCGCGAAAGCGCGCGCGCTCGTAGAGCAGCGTCCTTATTCGCTGGGCGATGCGATTCCCTTGCTCCAGAAGGCAAAGTTCGCAAAGTTTGATGAGACCGTCGACCTGACGCTGCGCCTCGGCGTAGATACCCGCCACGCTGACCAGATGGTTCGCGGTACGGTTGTGCTTCCGCACGGCCTCGGCGGCAAGTCGAAGATCGTTGCTGTTATCGCTTCGGGTGACAACCTGAAGGCTGCAGAAGCTGCCGGCGCTGAGTTCGTCGGTGGTGAAGATCTCGTTGAGCGCATCCAGAAGGAATCGTGGACCGGCTTTGATGCCCTGATCGCGACCCCTGACATGATGCGTTCGGTCGGTAAGCTCGGTAAGGTTCTCGGTCCCCGCGGCTTGATGCCGAACCCGAAGACCGGCACCGTGACCACGGATGTCGCTTCAGCGATCGCGGAAATCAAGGCCGGTAAGGTCGAGTTCCGCGCTGACAAGACCGCTCTGGTTCACGTTCCCGTGGGCAAGCTGAGCTTCCCGATCGAAAAGATCGCGGAGAACGCGATGAGCGTGATCTCGGCAGTGGTCAAGGCGAAGCCGTCGGCTGCCAAGGGCAAGTATGTGAAGCGCATCGTGCTTTCGTCGACGATGGGCCCGGGCGTTGAGCTCGAGGCTGCTACCGCTGAAGCTGCTTCCAAGGCGTAAGTGTTCCGCGCCGGCTTCCGGCGCACAGAAATTTCGCTGACCGCAGGGTCAGCACGAAGGCGAGATTCCCTATGGCATTGACCAAGGCGAAAAAGAATCAGAAGGTCCAGTTCCTCGCGCAGGAACTGGAAAGCTCGACTTCCGCGATCATTGGCACCTTCAAGGGCCTGACCGCGTCGAAGGATTTTGAGCTTCGTAAGGTCGTCCGCAATGCGGGCGGTCACTACCACGTTGTGAAGAACAAGCTCGCGGCTCAGTCGTCGAAGGGCACCAAGGTTGAGGCTGCTCTGCAGGGTCTCAAGGGTGTTTCGTCGGTAGCCTACACGTCGGGTGACCCGGTGGCGCTGGCAAAGGCTCTGTCGACCTGGGTGAAGGACAACGCAGAGTTCACGTTCAAGCTCGGCATCGTTGATGGCAAGGTCATCGACGTGAGTGAAGTCCAAGCTCTGGCAAGCCTGCCGGGCAAGGAAGAGCTCTTCTCGAAGCTGCTGTTCCTGATCAACGCCCCGGCTACGCGCCTGGCAACGGTGATCAACGCTACCGGCCGCAACCTTGCGGTGGTGGTGAACCAGGCTGTCGAGCAGAACAAGTTCGCTGGCGCTGCTCCTGTCGCTTCGGCTCATACCGAAGAGGCAGCCGCAGGCGAGCAGCCTTCGGGTGCAGCACAGCCGGAAAATTCGACAGCCTCGCAGGCTGGCGAAGCGGTTGACGAAGCACCGGCAGAAGGCGCGTAAGAGCGTAGACGCAAAGTTTCGCTGTTTCTAAGTCCCCGTGGGGCGCATGTCTGGCGCAACGGAACCTGCGGACGATGAAGGGCAGCAACCCTGGGCAGAAGAACGCCAAGGGCAGGCAAAAACATCAGCAACATCAATTTTGTAATACCGGAGAATAACAATGGCAGACATCCAGCAGTTGGAAGATCAGATCGTTTCGCTCAGCCTGCTCGAAGCAGCTGAGTTGGTAAAGAAGCTCGAAGAGCGCCTCGGCGTTTCGGCAGCAGCAGCAACCGTTGCAGCAGCACCGGCTGGTGCAGCAGCACCGGCAGCAGAAGAGAAGACCGAGTTCACGGTCATCCTCAAGGAAGCTGGCGCAAACAAGATCAACACCATCAAGGCTGTTCGTGAAGTTACGGGCCTCGGCCTGAAGGAAGCTAAGGACCTGGTTGACGGTGCTCCGAAGCCCCTGAAGGAGAACATCTCGAAGGACGACGCGCAGGCACTGGCGAAGAAGTTCGAAGGCATCGCAGCAGTCGAACTCAAGTAGTTCGGTGCGGGCTTTTCGCCCGCAGCAGGCAAAGGCAGGGCTTCGGTCCTGCCTTTGTTGTGTGTGAAGCAGGTGCGGACTTGCATCCCGAGGCCGACCGCGGTATCCTCTTTTATGGGGAGGCTTGCGGTAGCCTCGGTGTGCACTGCATTCCCGCTTCCCGAAACGTTCAAGTCCTGGGCAGTACCCCGGTTCATCCTGGCAATGCGAAGCAGGTTACGGAGCCGGCCACACTATCGTTCGAGCAGCGGATCGATAGCGTGAAACATAAGCAATCCAGCGCAATTCTTGAAAGCTCGGCCAGGCTTTCAGAGGCGGCGTTATACCGGGTTTCCATCAACTGATTTCAGTGCAACGGTCTTTACCGGCGCTCTTGGGACTACGTGTCCGCAAGGCGCTTTTCGTGTTTTCCGCGACATTTTAGCCATTTTTTAGTTTTGACCTCGCAGAATGCTTCGCGAGGGTATCAACCTGCGCTGAGGATCAGCCACCACGAGGAGTGGTTGAGCCGGAAGGGCGCAACAGAAGTCAAAGACAGTGA carries:
- the rplJ gene encoding 50S ribosomal protein L10; its protein translation is MALTKAKKNQKVQFLAQELESSTSAIIGTFKGLTASKDFELRKVVRNAGGHYHVVKNKLAAQSSKGTKVEAALQGLKGVSSVAYTSGDPVALAKALSTWVKDNAEFTFKLGIVDGKVIDVSEVQALASLPGKEELFSKLLFLINAPATRLATVINATGRNLAVVVNQAVEQNKFAGAAPVASAHTEEAAAGEQPSGAAQPENSTASQAGEAVDEAPAEGA
- the rplL gene encoding 50S ribosomal protein L7/L12 — its product is MTMADIQQLEDQIVSLSLLEAAELVKKLEERLGVSAAAATVAAAPAGAAAPAAEEKTEFTVILKEAGANKINTIKAVREVTGLGLKEAKDLVDGAPKPLKENISKDDAQALAKKFEGIAAVELK
- the rplA gene encoding 50S ribosomal protein L1 — its product is MARKVSKNVAKARALVEQRPYSLGDAIPLLQKAKFAKFDETVDLTLRLGVDTRHADQMVRGTVVLPHGLGGKSKIVAVIASGDNLKAAEAAGAEFVGGEDLVERIQKESWTGFDALIATPDMMRSVGKLGKVLGPRGLMPNPKTGTVTTDVASAIAEIKAGKVEFRADKTALVHVPVGKLSFPIEKIAENAMSVISAVVKAKPSAAKGKYVKRIVLSSTMGPGVELEAATAEAASKA